A DNA window from Ficedula albicollis isolate OC2 chromosome 1, FicAlb1.5, whole genome shotgun sequence contains the following coding sequences:
- the LOC101820648 gene encoding zinc finger protein ZIC 5, whose translation MFLKAGKGKKITTASVDGLGCVVMEPPLSKRNPTLRLADLAAAQPHPHQNMTGFPGLGNHHVHPHHAAHLHPGDAGGDPEAHVGAAAAAAAAGAFLRYMRQPIKQELICKWIDREPPPPPPPPPPGGRKPCSKTFSTMQELVSHVTVEHVGGPEQSSHVCYWEECPREGKPFKAKYKLINHIRVHTGEKPFPCPFPGCGKVFARSENLKIHKRTHTGEKPFKCEFDGCERKFANSSDRKKHSHVHTSDKPYYCKIRGCDKSYTHPSSLRKHMKIHCKSPPPSPPPGSQVSWRMLRAGRAQPISGMALMYLSCHASASSLAWVKPQDSSSLLTVKQHPPKLRPVKDSPLGGWEGEQPPGPDKSQSRGQA comes from the exons ATGTTTTTGAAGGCgggtaaagggaaaaaaataacaacagcgAGCGTAGATGGGCTTGGCTGTGTCGTTATGGAGCCCCCTTTGAGCAAGAGGAACCCGACACTGAGATTAGCGGATTTGGCAGCGGCTCAGCCCCATCCTCACCAGAACATGACAGGCTTCCCGGGGCTGGGGAACCACCACGTCCACCCCCACCACGCGGCCCACCTCCACCCCGGGGACGCGGGCGGCGaccccg aggccCACGTCGGGgccgcggcggcggcggcggcggccgggGCCTTCCTGCGATACATGCGACAGCCCATCAAGCAAGAGCTGATCTGCAAGTGGATCGACCGGGAGCCGCCTCCTCCACCTCCGCCGCCGCCACCGGGCGGTAGGAAGCCTTGCTCCAAAACTTTCAGCACGATGCAGGAGCTGGTGAGCCATGTCACCGTGGAGCACGTCGGTGGGCCCGAGCAGAGCAGCCACGTGTGCTACTGGGAGGAGTGTCCCCGCGAAGGCAAGCCCTTCAAAGCGAAATACAAACTCATCAACCACATCCGAGTACACACGGGAGAGAAACCCTTCCCTTGTCCCTTCCCCGGCTGCGGGAAGGTCTTCGCTCGCTCCGAAAACCTCAAGATCCACAAGCGGACTCATACAG GGGAGAAGCCCTTCAAGTGCGAGTTCGACGGCTGCGAGAGGAAGTTCGCCAACAGCAGCGACCGCAAGAAGCATTCCCACGTCCACACCTCGGACAAGCCCTACTACTGCAAGATCCGCGGCTGCGACAAGTCCTACACGCACCCCAGCTCCCTGCGGAAGCACATGAAGATCCACTGCAAGTCCCCGCCGCCCTCCCCGCCGCCGGGCTCGCAGG TTAGCTGGCGAATGCTGcgagcaggcagagcccagccgATCTCTGGAATGGCTCTTATGTACCTTAGCTGCCATGCCAGCGCCTCCTCTTTGGCCTGGGTAAagccccaggacagcagcagcctcctgaCCGTAAAGCAGCACCCGCCGAAGCTCCGGCCAGTCAAGGACAG CCCCCTGGGGGGTtgggagggggagcagcccccTGGGCCTGACAAGTCCCAGAGCAGGGGGCAGGCATAG